A genomic region of Macaca thibetana thibetana isolate TM-01 chromosome 14, ASM2454274v1, whole genome shotgun sequence contains the following coding sequences:
- the CHRNA10 gene encoding neuronal acetylcholine receptor subunit alpha-10 → MGLRSHHLSLGLLLLFLLPAECLGAEGRLALKLFRDLFANYTSALRPVADTDQTLNVTLEVTLSQIIDMDERNQVLTLYLWIRQEWTDAYLQWDPNAYGGLDAIRIPSSLVWRPDIVLYNKADAQPPGSASTNVVLRHDGTVRWDAPAITRSSCPVDVAAFPFDAQRCGLTFGSWTHGGHQLDVRPRGAAASLADFVENVEWRVLGMPAQRRVLTYGCCSEPYPDVTFTLLLHRRAAAYVCNLLLPCVLISLLAPLAFHLPADSGEKVSLGVTVLLALTVFQLLLAESMPPAESVPLIGKYYMATMTMVTFSTALTILIMNLHYCGPSARPVPAWARSLLLGHLAQSLCVQERGEPCGQSRSPELSPSPQSPKGGAGPPAGPCHEPRCLCHQEALLHHVATIANTFRSHRAAQRCHEDWKRLARVMDRFFLGIFFSMALVMSLLVLVQAL, encoded by the exons ATGGGGCTCCGGAgccaccacctcagcctgggccttCTGCTTCTGTTTCTACTCCCTGCAG AGTGCCTGGGAGCTGAGGGCCGGCTGGCTCTCAAGCTGTTCCGTGACCTCTTCGCCAACTACACAAGTGCCCTGAGACCTGTGGCAGACACAGACCAGACTCTGAATGTGACCCTGGAGGTGACACTGTCCCAGATCATCGACATG GATGAACGGAACCAGGTGCTGACCCTGTATCTGTGGATACGGCAGGAGTGGACAGATGCCTACCTACAATGGGACCCCAATGCCTATGGCGGCCTGGATGCCATCCGCATCCCCAGCAGTCTTGTGTGGCGGCCAGACATCGTACTCTATAACAA GGCTGACGCGCAGCCGCCAGGCTCGGCCAGCACCAACGTGGTCCTACGCCACGATGGCACCGTGCGCTGGGACGCACCGGCCATCACGCGCAGCTCGTGCCCCGTGGACGTGGCGGCCTTCCCGTTCGACGCCCAGCGCTGCGGCCTGACGTTTGGCTCCTGGACTCACGGCGGGCACCAACTGGATGTGCGGCCGCGCGGCGCTGCCGCCAGCCTGGCGGACTTCGTGGAGAACGTGGAGTGGCGCGTGCTGGGTATGCCGGCGCAGCGGCGCGTGCTCACCTACGGCTGCTGCTCAGAGCCCTACCCCGACGTCACCTTCACGCTGCTGCTGCACCGCCGCGCCGCCGCCTACGTGTGCAACCTGCTGCTGCCCTGCGTGCTCATCTCGCTGCTTGCGCCGCTCGCCTTCCACCTGCCCGCCGACTCGGGCGAGAAGGTGTCGTTGGGCGTCACGGTGCTGCTGGCGCTCACCGTCTTCCAGCTGCTGCTGGCCGAGAGCATGCCGCCGGCCGAGAGCGTGCCGCTCATCG gGAAGTACTACATGGCCACTATGACCATGGTCACATTCTCAACAGCACTCACTATCCTTATCATGAACCTGCATTACTGTGGTCCCAGTGCCCGCCCAGTGCCAGCCTGGGCTAGGTCCCTCCTGCTGGGACACCTGGCACAGAGCCTGTGCGTGCAGGAAAGAGGGGAGCCCTGTGGGCAGTCCAGGTCACCTGAGTTATCCCCTAGCCCCCAGTCTCCCAAAGGAGGAGCTGGCCCCCCAGCGGGCCCTTGCCACGAGCCACGATGTCTATGCCACCAGGAAGCCCTACTGCACCATGTAGCCACCATTGCCAATACCTTCCGCAGCCACCGAGCTGCACAGCGCTGCCATGAGGACTGGAAGCGCCTGGCCCGTGTGATGGACCGCTTCTTCCTGGGCATCTTCTTCTCCATGGCCCTGGTCATGAGCCTCCTGGTGCTGGTGCAGGCCCTGTGA